One part of the Anopheles coustani chromosome 2, idAnoCousDA_361_x.2, whole genome shotgun sequence genome encodes these proteins:
- the LOC131264301 gene encoding vascular endothelial growth factor receptor 1-like produces the protein MYVLNSTEDFIYFLEGNTNATTIRVRKESGTDGQDIVASKPVVIAFNYEYYAEKVYCSWFRDDTPTEALCGNCTQRYMIRHEWKRDSLTILRPSIWESGRYTVECRVGNGIKRNTSRDVFIEGDWEVTLSPKRVEMVSSDPIELVCRSRGVDSPTFQLYFIECDYQTWDKCRDTGDKEQLETMISSMHRTAFEVYHVFVITPKEFGIVVCEVLSEHGTRFAETILQNSESEAKAILNSKIITKVLAIATVGVLLFVGIVWGYRKYTEGKVKLPKDGAKSTDGAGGESINFLPGVYKISRQQVQLYERLGQGEFGVTWMGKVSGISEDPSLETVVAVKEPKERPSKQMLITLLSELKVHVHVGHHLNVVNLLGAVVENLGEGELLLVMEYCRFGNMKHFLQQNRPHFENNVDDGLFGSAAPESGAAGYPFSTTDLLYWASQIACGMEYLSTSGIIHGDLAARNVLLCEGSIVKIGDFGMARVIRRDDVYRKSDNDALLPLAWMAVESIRDRIFSTRSDVWAYGVLLWELFSLGTEPYSTVLVNEMILGLLTQGYRMEKPAYAPSEIYSLMKSCWEEDPCARPTFKELFDEFNSRLPNRLRKQYARLNEPYMHMSALEKAGSPKTPLRVYVNESVWSPQNGSKAEQTSAVVITKPKMPLPTEQIVEGTSHITVVDTEMKAQQSLTEHNSQVEQISEDTF, from the exons ATGTATGTTTTGAATTCGACGGAAGATTTTATCTACTTCTTGGAGGGAAACACCAATGCCACAACCATCCGAGTACGGAAGGAATCTGGAACCGATGGTCAAGATATCGTCGCTAGCAAACCGGTAGTAATTGCGTTCAACTACGAGTATTATGCGGAGAAAGTATACTGCTCGTGGTTTCGGGATGATACACCAACCGAAGCGCTGTGTGGAAACTGTACACAGCGGTACATGATCCGGCATGAGTGGAAGCGTGATTCACTGACCATCCTCCGTCCATCCATATGGGAGAGTGGACGGTATACGGTCGAGTGTCGTGTGGGCAATGGGATCAAACGGAACACCAGTCGGGACGTATTCATCGAAG GTGATTGGGAGGTAACGTTGTCTCCGAAGCGTGTTGAAATGGTATCGTCGGATCCCATTGAGTTGGTTTGTCGTAGTCGTGGCGTTGATAGCCCAACGTTTCAGCTTTACTTCATCGAGTGTGACTATCAAACTTGGGACAAGTGCAGAGACACTGGCGACAAGGAACAACTTGAAACG ATGATCAGTTCTATGCACCGTACAGCGTTCGAAGTGTACCATGTGTTTGTGATAACTCCCAAAGAGTTTGGTATTGTGGTGTGTGAAGTTCTTTCAGAACACGGTACGCGATTCGCCGAGACTATACTGCAAAACTCGGAGAGTGAAGCGAAGGCGATACTGAACAGCAAGATTATAACCAAGGTGCTTGCCATTGCCACCGTCGGAGTACTATTGTTTGTCGGCATCGTTTGGGGCTATCGAAAGTACACCGAGGGTAAAGTGAAACTACCCAAAGATGGTGCTAAGAGTACGGACGGTGCGGGTGGCGAAAGCATAAACTTCCTTCCGGGCGTGTACAAGATATCCCGACAGCAGGTGCAACTGTACGAACGGCTCGGGCAGGGTGAGTTTGGCGTTACCTGGATGGGGAAAGTGTCCGGAATATCAGAAGATCCATCGCTCGAGACGGTGGTGGCCGTTAAGGAGCCCAAGGAGCGACCCAGTAAACAGATGCTGATCACGCTGCTATCCGAGCTGAAAGTGCACGTCCACGTCGGTCATCATTTGAACGTGGTCAATTTACTCGGTGCTGTAGTGGAGAATTTGGGTGAAG GAGAGCTACTGCTGGTAATGGAATACTGTCGGTTTGGaaatatgaaacattttctgcaacaaAACAGACCGCATTTCGAAAATAATGTCGACGACGGATTGTTTGGCAGTGCTGCTCCAGAATCTGG AGCTGCCGGGTATCCGTTCAGCACAACCGACCTCCTGTACTGGGCGAGCCAGATCGCCTGTGGAATGGAGTATCTCAGTACGAGCGGTATCATCCACGGTGATCTGGCCGCACGCAATGTGCTTCTCTGCGAGGGCAGTATCGTGAAGATCGGTGACTTTGGAATGGCTCGAGTAATCCGTCGCGATGACGTCTACAGGAAATCGGACAACGACGCACTGCTTCCATTGGCCTGGATGGCGGTGGAAAGCATCCGGGATCGCATCTTCAGCACCCGCTCAGACGTTTGGGCGTACGGAGTGCTGCTGTGGGAGCTATTCTCGCTCGGCACTGAACCGTACTCGACTGTCCTGGTGAACGAAATGATTCTTGGTTTGTTGACGCAGGGCTATCGAATGGAGAAACCCGCGTATGCTCCGTCGGAGATTTATTCGCTTATGAAGAGCTGCTGGGAGGAAGATCCATGTGCGAGGCCTACTTTCAAGGAGTTGTTCGATGAATTCAACAGCCGGCTGCCGAATAGATTGCGGAAG CAATATGCGCGACTAAACGAGCCGTACATGCACATGAGCGCTTTGGAGAAGGCGGGTTCACCGAAAACTCCACTTCGCGTTTACGTGAACGAATCAGTCT GGTCACCACAAAACGGTTCCAAAGCTGAGCAAACTTCGGCTGTCGTTATCACGAAACCTAAAATGCCGCTTCCGACGGAACAAATAGTGGAAGGAACCTCGCATATTACTGTAGTGGATACCGAAATGAAAGCTCAGCAAAGCTTAACAGAACATAACAGTCAAGTCGAGCAAATTAGCGAAGACACATTCTAG